The genomic window AATGAAAAAGTTTTTATTTTTTATCTTCATACTGTTTTGTTCAACAGTAATATTCGCACAACAATATGGTAACGAGTGGATTAACTTTAGTCAAGAATATTATAAAATCCCAATAACAAAAGAAGGGATTCATAGAATTTCAAGAACCGCATTAGTAAATGCTGATTATCCTATAAATAGCAGAGACCCAAGAAATATTCAGATTTTTTATAGAGGACAAGAACAATATATTTATATTCAAGGTGAAGATGATGGAATTTTTCACTCACAGGATTATATAGAATTTTATGCAAAGGGAAATGACGGCTGGTTAGACTCTGCCTTATTTGAACCCGGTTCATACATCACAAATCCTTATTACAGCATGTATACCGATACTGCATATTATTTTCTGACTTATAATAATTCATTAACTAATCGAAGAGCAACATTTGAAACTGATGTTAATTTCAACAATTATTTGCCACAACTTGCAAACCATTGCTTAGTAGATGTACTTTATCAGAATCCAGAATACTATTATAATGCCGAAAACGGACCACGTTATCTAAAAGGTGAAGGTTGGTTCGAGTCTTATTTTGGGATAGACAACTTACATAATTCTACATTACCTTCCACAACAAAACTATTAAACACTTCTGGGCATTTAACAGGAATAACACCATCCACTTTATGTATTTCTGTAGCTTCAAACTCTCATTCTGGTCACCACTTAAGGGTAAATATGGAAAATACAAGTTTTTTTGACACAACATTCCAAGGTTTAACATCAGTAAAAAAAACATATTTAACAACATCTAGCCTTAATCCAACAACAAGTATCACTTTTAATTGCATTAATGACTTAAATGTAACTACTGACTATATTGAAGTTGCCTACATTACTCTTACATATGCCAGAAATTTTGCATTTAATGGCTTATATCGAAAAAAATTCAGAATACCTGACAGTAACGGAAGCAAAACTTTATTACAAATAAGTCAGTTTGGAACTTCAAATACTGTTTTGTGGGATGTTACAAATCATAAAAAAATTACAACTTCTCTGGAAGGAGGTTTTCTAAAAGCAATAGTACCTAATGGTGGAGGTTATAAAACTTGTTATATTGCAGATACAGTATTTCAGGCAAGTGTTTTAGCAAAAAAAACATACACAAATTATTTAACATCAGGATTTAATTCTGATTACATAATAATTACTCACCCTTTATTAATTTCAGGGGCAAATAGTTATAAAGCATATCGCAATTCAACAGGCTTTAATGCATATTGCTACGACATAGAACAATTATATGACCAGTTTGCATATGGAGTAAAAAAACACCCCCTCGCAATTAAAAACTTTTTAAAGTTTATAACCACTCAATATGACACATTACCAAAATATGTTTTTTTAATAGGAAAAAGCATCCATTCCGGAACCTGGTCTTATAATGAGAGCTTCAGAAAAAACACTGCAAATTTCACTAATTGTCTTGTACCATCATATGGTAGTCCATCTTCCGACAATTTATTAACTACAAAAATATTAACAAATAACGAAACACAAGACATTCCAATTGGAAGAATTGCCGCAACAAATAACAATGAAGTAAATATTTACTTAACAAAAGTAATGGAACATGAAAATGCACAACCTGCAGAATGGATGAAAAGAGTTGTACATTTTGGAGGCGGCACAGATGCAAGCCAGCAAACACAATTTGCAGGATTTTTAAATAATTTTGGAGAAATAATATCTGATACACTTTTCGGTGGAAATGTTAGTACATTCCTCAAAAATACCAGTTTACCTATACAAATTACGGTATCCGATTCAGTCAGGCACTTAATTGATAACGGAACTTCTTTAATTACATTTTTTGGTCATGGTTATACAGATGGTTTTGACCAGAATATTGAAGAACCTGAAAATTATTTTAATCACAGTCGCTACCCTTTACTAATAGCCAATTCATGTTTAACCGGCGACATTCATTTGCCAGCACCAAGAAGATTAAGTGAAAGATGGATATTTTCTCAACAGAAAGGTGCAATTGGATTCCTTGCAACTGTTGACTTAGGAGAAGCATGGTATTTGAATTTATATACTACTGAAATTTATAAGCAATTTGCGTATAAGAACTATATGCAATCTATTGGTAATTGTATAAAAGATGGAAACTATACAATTAATAACGACTATGGCAGCTTTATGCTAAAAACTTGCCATGAGTTTACTCTACACGGTGATCCTGCAGTTAAATTAAAAACATTTACAAAACCTGATTTAACAATATACCCAAGCTCAATTAGCTTTGTTACTCAAACATTAGATTCATTTGATGTGAAAATTATTATAACAAATATTGGTAAAGCAATAAATGACACTTTTGCAATAAATCTTACACGAACACTACCAAATGGCTCTGTTTTAACATATACTGGTTTTGCATATGGATGCCATTATAAAGACACTGTTTACATAAGAGTTCCTATAGATTTTGTTAATGGACCCGGAATAAACCACTTCTGTGTTAATGTTGACTCGGAGGATTGGATTGAAGAATTAAGCGAAATAAATAATTCTGCCTGTACCGATTACACAATTCGCTCAAGCGACCTAACCCCAATATTTCCATATGAATTTGCAATACATCCTAATAATTCAGTTTCTTTAAAAGCTTCTACTGGATATCCTTTTATTGGGATTCAATCTTATATATTCGAAATTGACACCACAGATCTTTTTAATACTCCACTTGAATCCGGAACAGTTACTCAAGCAGGAGGAATAGTTTCATGGACACCAAGCTTAATACTTGAAGACAATAAAGTTTATTTCTGGAGAGTTAGCCCTGTACCACAAGGAACAGCTGATTATAACTGGAAAGAAAGTTCATTTACATACATTCCCGGAAAAACAGGCTGGTCGCAGGCTCATTTCTTTCAGTTTAAAAGAGACGGATATTCTGCAATAAATTATAACAGATTAAACAATAACAGAAGATTTGATTTTGTTAGTGCTCCAAAAGAATTAAGATGCCATAACAAAGGACTACCTTCTCCTTCAGATTACTTTAGCATTAGGTACTATTTAGATGCTATAACAGATTACTCATCATGTGGTCCTACCGGTGCTATTTTAGTTGTTGTAATAGATCCAGTAACTTTTCTACCATGGGAAAGTGAATTTTCAAAAAGTTATGGTCAGGTAAACTGGCCAAATATTCCTGGAAACTCTTCTTGTCCTGGCAGAACAAGGCTTGACAAGTATTTTGTATATTATGCTCAACAACCTTACTTGGATAGTCTTAGTTCGTTTTTATCACAAATACCTGATAGTTTCCATATTTTAACCTACAGTTTTAATTATGGTTCATTCCAGACATGGCCAGAAACAACATACCAGACTTTTGAATCACTTGGTGCAACAAAAACCAGAACTTTAGAAAATGATATACCTTATATATTTTATGCACAAAAAGGAAATGTAAATACTGCTCAAGAAAAATGGGGAATCACAAATCATGATGCAATTGATTTATATGTACAAATTCCGACAAATTATAATTCAGGAAAAATTAATTCAACAATAATTGGTCCATCAACATACTGGAAAACTTTACACTGGAATCAGAATTCATTAGAGAATCCTACAAAAGACCAGGTTCATTTAGAAGCCATGGCTTACAAACACAATAATGACAGTGTACTTATAATTCCATCGTTAACTACAGCCAATTATGATGTTAATGATTTATATAATTATGCAGACGCAGCAATTTTCCCATATTTAAGATTAACTATGAATACTAAGGATGATTCTTTAGAAACACCATCGCAAATTAACAAATGGCAGATTACTTATGATGGAGCACCTGAAACTGCAATTAACCCTACAAAAGGGATGCACATCTTTTATAAAGATACACTAGAAGAAGGTGATATTATGAAATTTGCTGTAGCAACTGAAAACATAAGTCAGTACAATATGGATAGTCTTACAGTCAGATATTGGCTTCAGGATAAGAATAACCAACTAATTGATTTGGGATATAAAAAATTAAGACCTCATCCGGCCGGTGACATTCTAACTGATAGCATTACATTAAATACAAACGGTTATACCGGCTTAAATCATATTTGGTATGAAGTAAATCCATTAGATACAAATACAGGAACTTATGATCAGATAGAACAATATCATTTTAATAATTTTGCAGAAAAAGCATTTATGGTATTAAATGACAAAATTAATCCTTTGCTCGATGTTACATTTGATGGAGTTCATATTATGAATGGAGATATTGTTTCTGCAAAACCATATATATTAATTAATTTAAAAGATGAAAATAAATTCTTAGCTCTTGACGACACTTTGCTTTTTGGTATATATCTTACAACAAAATCTACAGGTATAGAGAAAAGAATATATTTTAACAATGGTGAAATTCAGTGGACTCCTGCACATTTACCAAACAATAGCTGTATTATAGAATACCGACCGATACTTGAAGATGGCAAATATCAACTTAGGGTTCAGGCAAAGGATACTTCTAATAATGAAAGTGGAAACAATGACTACAAAATTAATTTTGAAGTCATTAACAAATCTACTATAACAAATGTTTATAACTACCCCAACCCTTTCAGTACCTCAACAAGGTTTGTATTTACATTAACTGGCTCAGAAATTCCCGACGACTTTAGAATTCAGATAATAACAGTTACAGGAAAATTTGTTAGAGAAATAGGATTAAATGAAATGGGGTTAATTCATATTGGAAATAACATTACACAATTTGAATGGGACGGTACTGATATGTATGGAGACAAATTAGCCAATGGGGTTTACTTTTTCAAAGTAATTGCTAAGCTAAATAGCGAAACTATAGAACACCGTGCAACTGATGCCGACAAATTCTTTAAAGAAGGATTCGGAAAAATGTATATTTTGAGATAATTTTTTAGGTGAATCAGTGATCAGTATGACAGTAATCAGTAAGGTATAATCTATTTTCTCAAAATATAAATCTTAATTATAAAATGCCTAACAATTGGTTTCAATTTAAACAATTTAAAGTAGAGCAGGATCAATGTGCGATGAAAATTGGAACAGATTCCATTTTACTTGGTGCATGGGCAAATTGTTTGGAATCCAGATTTGCATTAGATATTGGAACAGGAACAGGTATCTTAGCACTAATGATTGCACAGAAAAGTATTGCAGAAATAATTGCAATAGATATTGACGAGAAAACAATAATTCAGGCTCAGGAAAATATCACAAATTCAAGCTGGAATAATAGAATAAAGCTATTAAATACTTCTTTGCAAGAGTTTAAATCGCCAATTGAAAAATATGACTTTATTATTTCAAACCCACCATTTTTTCAGAATTCATTAAAAGCACCTGACGAATCACGCACTATTGCAAGGCATTCGGACAAATTAAGTCACGAAGACATTATTGGTTTTTGTATAAAACATCTTTCAGATGTTGGAATACTTGCAATTATTTTTCCTGTTGAACAAGGAAAATATTTTTTAAAACTAGCTATAGAGAATCAATTATTTTGCAAAAGGCTTTGTGAAGTAAAACCAAATACTTCAAAGCAAGCACATCGTTTATTAATGGAATTTTCATTAAATAAACAATCTACAGAATATTCAGAAATAATTATTGAAACCGGCACACGTCATCACTATACCGAAGAATACAAAGAACTTACAAAAGATTTTTACTTACATTTTAAATATTAAATTTGTCATACTGTACGCCGCGGCGGAGAAATAAAGCACCGAGTCTTAAATACAGTTACAATTAGATTACTCTTGAATGTAGTAAGAAGATATTATTTGCTCTGAATGACAATATAACATTTTACAATTTACTTGCAACAACACAAGCCTTCTTAAAGTGCTTAGTATTACCATTCAAATTAAACACCTCAACAAATACTACATAAACTCCTAAAGCGACTTTCTGGTTTGCATCATTAAGACCATCCCAAGTAAAATAACCTTCTATTGCTAATAATTCATTTGACACTAATAATTTCACTTTTCTACCCCTAGCATCAAAAATTGTAACATTAGCTACATAACCTGGTTCCTCAAATTTATAACGAATATTAAGTAAATCATTATAGCCATCATTATCGGGCGAGAATACCTCAGGCTCAACAGTAATAGATGCATCTAACTGTTCGAATTGCGAAAACTGAGAATTTTTATAACCCGGAGTTCCAAAGCCTGCACTCTCAGCTGCAGAATGCCAATTTTTAGCGTCCTGTGTTGGTATGTCCGGGTGAATTCGCTCTAAAGAAACACCCTGAAAAGAGTTAAGCAACTGAAAATGCATACTTTCAGTATAACTAAAATCATCTATTACCTGAAACGATTTATTAATAATACTTACTCTTCCATCAGAATTGTTATAAGATGGCATAGACTGCATTTTTACAAATGCTTTTTTATTTGGACATGAATAAAAAGGAAAAACTTTTGTTGGGTCAGTTGTTAAAACAGCATAATACCCCGGGAACATGTAAAAACCTTCAGGAGCGATATCATCAATAACAGAAGGTTGACCTGTAATATCGAGAACAGCTAACTTTAAATCCTTTAAATCAAAAACATTTTTAGTATTGTTATAAAGTTCAACATAATCTACTCCACCAGTATTAGGATTAAATAAAACTTCATTTATAACAAGGCAGCCTGGTATAATTGTATCAGGAATTGCAAACAATGCTTTATTTGAAGTTGTGATTAAATTCCCTGCACAATCCTTCAATTGACCTATTACAGAAATCTCATATACAGTATCATTCAAAAAAGTCTGACTAAAAATCAATTTTGCTTTTTTCTTTGTTATATCAGTAAAAACAGCAGTTACAGGTGAACCTATTCCGTGGTTAACTGAAAAATCAGATACATTTAATGTGTCATTTGCAAAAATGGTTTCACCAAATGTTAGTAACAACGTATCTGGCAAAGTTAAAACAGCTCTTAAAAGTTCTGGTGCAATTAAATCTGAATTTGTTGCAAATACAGAATTTCTTCTTCCAGGGGTTCCACCAGAAGGATCTACTGAAGCAATCCAGTTTGTATTTTCACCACATGGATTCATCGGATCAATTTGTTCTATACTCCATCCACCGTTAACTTTAAATGTACTTCTGTACCAACTATCAGAATACTGAACAAAAGAAATTGTCTGATCTTCTTTATCTTTTAAAACTATTGAGTTTCCCGTGTTTGTTAATGCAGAGGATGATGAAATAATTCCTAATGTATTTCCATAAGCCTGCAATGCTGTCTGAGCTGTTGATGTACATATAATCAAATATCCATCAGCCAGAATTT from Bacteroidia bacterium includes these protein-coding regions:
- a CDS encoding methyltransferase — encoded protein: MPNNWFQFKQFKVEQDQCAMKIGTDSILLGAWANCLESRFALDIGTGTGILALMIAQKSIAEIIAIDIDEKTIIQAQENITNSSWNNRIKLLNTSLQEFKSPIEKYDFIISNPPFFQNSLKAPDESRTIARHSDKLSHEDIIGFCIKHLSDVGILAIIFPVEQGKYFLKLAIENQLFCKRLCEVKPNTSKQAHRLLMEFSLNKQSTEYSEIIIETGTRHHYTEEYKELTKDFYLHFKY